A genomic segment from Chanos chanos chromosome 2, fChaCha1.1, whole genome shotgun sequence encodes:
- the mtfmt gene encoding methionyl-tRNA formyltransferase, mitochondrial, with the protein MWNLNHLKMKGNGIKILRGVCNYYTKGRTEARIWEGCINHGTYSLSTVRSYVTKGYSAKPPWRILFFGSDDFAVESLKRLHASRQDTKDRVVESLEVVTLSKDVPVRKYAVLNKLPVHDWPKVDIHGQFDVGVVVSFGCLLQENLISQLPYGILNVHPSLLPRWRGSAPVFHTILHGDKETGVTIMQIRPKRFDVGPVLHQEVYQVPERCTADELGASLAVLGARLLIDTLKNLPERLANRKEQSKEGATFAPKIKSSMSWIVWEEQTCAQIDRLYRAIGSRIPLRTIWMGCTVKLLDFVDKHEVSLLGSETAVPGSIRYQKKSNTLLVRCKDGWVGFKAVMLKKRLSAADFYNGYLHQSFLKRPSAQSNCLFLSNKDKISPYVRGQDDKKSLLNEIVLFKSIHA; encoded by the exons ATGTGGAACTTGAATCATCTGAAAATGAAGGGCAACGGAATCAAGATTTTACGTGGAGTTTGCAATTATTATACAAAGGGGAGAACTGAAGCACGGATATGGGAAGGGTGCATTAACCATGGTACATATTCGCTCTCCACTGTTAGATCCTATGTAACCAAAGGATATTCAGCGAAGCCACCTTGGCGAATATTGTTCTTTGGAAGTGACGATTTTGCTGTGGAATCTTTGAAACGGCTTCATGCCTCTAG GCAAGACACCAAGGACCGAGTTGTGGAATCACTTGAAGTGGTCACGTTAAGCAAAGATGTCCCTGTGCGAAAGTATGCTGTCCTCAACAAGCTACCGGTTCATGACTGGCCAAAAGTCGACATACATGGACAGTTTGacgtgggtgtggtggtgtctTTTGGTTGCTTACTTCAGGAAAATCTCATCAGTCAACTGCCATA TGGAATTCTCAATGTTCACCCTAGCCTGTTGCCAAGGTGGCGAGGGTCAGCTCCTGTTTTTCACACAATTCTACATGGTGACAAAGAAACTGGAGTTACCATCATGCAGATAAGGCCTAAGAG gtttgATGTTGGCCCTGTACTCCATCAGGAGGTATATCAGGTCCCTGAGAGATGCACAGCAGATGAACTCGGAGCTTCTTTAGCCGTTCTGGGGGCACGACTG CTAATCGACACATTGAAGAACTTGCCAGAGCGACTAGCCAACAGAAAGGAGCAATCAAAGGAAGGTGCAACATTTG CTCCTAAAATCAAGTCCTCAATGAGTTGGATTGTATGGGAGGAACAGACTTGTGCCCAGATTGATCGCCTATATCGTGCCATTGGGTCTCGG ATTCCTCTGAGAACCATTTGGATGGGATGCACAGTCAAACTCCTGGACTTTGTTGACAAACATGAGGTTTCACTCTTAG GATCAGAGACAGCAGTTCCAGGGTCCATTCGATATCAGAAGAAATCCAATACGCTGCTTGTCCGCTGTAAG gACGGCTGGGTTGGGTTCAAAGcagtgatgttaaaaaaaagattgtctGCAGCAGACTTCTACAACGGATACCTTCACCAGAGTTTTCTGAAGAGACCCTCTGCTCAATCAAACTGTTTGTTTCTCAGCAACAAAGACAAAATTTCACCGTATGTCAGAGGACAGGATGATAAAAAATCATTGCTGAATGAGATTGTTCTTTTCAAGAGTATTCATGCATAA